A region from the Acidiferrobacter sp. SPIII_3 genome encodes:
- the csx2 gene encoding TIGR02221 family CRISPR-associated protein: MTTDRTTLITFLGRVPRDDHGYRKTRYDFGDGQSADEFAFFGWALQRQIKPQNIVILGTIGSMWDHLFEGDFNLGAAAEHQREALMGAVDAQRVTQHQLDELAPALAAHLNCRVRLGIVPYAYDGVAADLLVQMAADVFETDIVHLDVTHGLRHLPMLALLSALYIRITKRATIAGIWYGAYDCDTGRGQAHNLAGIMRIADSLQALSSFDKDGDYGVFMPLLEQSGASPQVVEALKKASYYENLLNVGQATGQLRQALRALETEAPGLAPDVAPLLPTIQRRLQWVDEDRQFEKQLALATHALERRDYLRATLYAYEAVITRVCQIQSAKIESFEEREGARKVYEKQSEGLPEYQDYKLLKHLRNEVAHGTRGSTAEVQRALLNELVMYELLKRLLDAIRQGRLPSHEDGV; encoded by the coding sequence ATGACGACTGACCGTACCACCCTCATCACCTTCCTCGGGCGCGTGCCGCGGGATGACCATGGCTACCGTAAAACGCGCTACGACTTCGGAGATGGCCAGTCCGCTGATGAGTTCGCCTTTTTTGGATGGGCGCTGCAGCGGCAGATCAAGCCCCAAAACATTGTCATCCTGGGAACGATCGGCAGCATGTGGGACCACCTGTTCGAAGGGGATTTCAATCTCGGTGCCGCCGCCGAACACCAGCGGGAGGCGCTGATGGGCGCCGTCGACGCACAGCGTGTCACCCAGCATCAACTTGACGAACTTGCACCCGCCCTTGCGGCTCACCTGAACTGCCGTGTTCGACTTGGCATTGTCCCCTATGCGTACGATGGGGTGGCGGCCGATCTGCTGGTACAGATGGCGGCGGATGTGTTCGAAACGGATATCGTTCATCTTGACGTGACCCACGGTCTTCGCCATCTGCCCATGCTTGCGCTGCTCTCCGCCCTCTATATCCGCATCACCAAGCGTGCCACGATTGCCGGCATCTGGTATGGCGCTTACGATTGTGACACGGGTCGCGGCCAGGCACACAACTTGGCGGGGATCATGCGCATTGCCGACAGCCTACAGGCGCTCTCGAGCTTCGATAAGGATGGCGACTACGGCGTCTTTATGCCGTTGCTGGAGCAAAGCGGCGCATCGCCTCAGGTTGTCGAGGCCCTGAAGAAGGCCAGTTACTACGAGAACCTTCTCAATGTCGGGCAAGCGACTGGACAGCTGCGCCAGGCGTTGCGGGCACTTGAGACCGAGGCCCCTGGGCTTGCGCCGGATGTCGCCCCGTTACTGCCGACAATCCAGAGGCGCCTGCAGTGGGTGGATGAAGACCGCCAATTCGAAAAACAGCTCGCGCTCGCCACTCATGCACTCGAGCGTCGCGACTATCTGCGCGCGACCCTCTATGCCTATGAGGCGGTCATCACGCGCGTATGTCAGATCCAGAGCGCCAAGATCGAGAGCTTCGAGGAGCGAGAGGGGGCGCGTAAAGTCTATGAGAAGCAGTCTGAAGGTCTGCCCGAATATCAGGATTATAAGCTGCTTAAGCATTTACGGAACGAAGTGGCCCACGGTACGCGGGGAAGTACGGCCGAGGTGCAGCGGGCGCTGCTCAATGAGCTGGTCATGTATGAACTATTAAAGCGCCTGCTCGATGCCATCCGGCAAGGTCGCCTGCCATCCCATGAGGATGGCGTTTGA